aaccacacaacaaaaacactaacccaggaacctatccttgcaacaaagcctgatgccaattctgtccacaaatttattcaagtgacaccatcataggacctaatcacattagccatgccatcaggggctcgttcacccgcacatccaccaatgtgatatatgccatcatgtgccagcaatgcccctctgccatgtacattggccaaaccggacagtctctatgcaaaagaataaatggacacaaatctgacatcaggaatcatagcattcaaaaaccaataggagaacacttcaacctctctagtcactcagtaacagatttaaaggtggcaattttgcaacagaaaagcttcaagaacagactccaacgagaaactgctgaactagaattaatttgcaaactagataccattaacttgggcttgaatagagactgggagtggctgggtcattacacatattgaatctatttccccatgttaagtattctcacaccttcttgtcaactgtttgaaatgggccatcttgattatctctacaaaagtttttttttctcctgctgataatagcgcatcttaattaattagccttagagttggtatggcaacttccaccttttcatgttctctgtatgtatatatatcttcttactataagttccattctatgcatctgatgaagtgggctgtagcccatgaaagcttatgctcaaataaatttgttagtctctaaggtgccacaagtactccttttctttttgcactctACCAATGCATCTGGAGAATCTCCCACTCCCAGTGCAGACTTACCTGAGTAAGCCTCTATAACCGCACCAGCCAAATGCTATCAGCACGATGGTGAAGACTGGGACCAGCAGCGGGAGAATCAGTGGTGACCAGACTGAGACagataaatgagagagagagaacagcaacAGAAAATGGCTTCATTCTATATCAAACCTTATGTTGTGGATGCTCTTGAGGGAAGATATTGAGGTCAGGAAAATGTAGGTTGCCTATCAAGTCACGTGTCCTAACTGACAGTTCTGTTCAACCATAGAATAGTTGCCCATGTGGGATAGACTAAATGTGACCTAATCAGGACAATGAATCTGTGAACACGTTTGCTAAATCCAACTCGTGATTTGATCTAGCCATGCCCGAGCCCTTTCTGTTGGGTTTTCCATGACCATCTAGACAACCAGTTTACTTTTTTGCAAACATCTGGGGACGAGCttgtatttgtgttttttaaaaaaaatgaagaaattccCAGAGCAAAGAACTTTGTTAAAGTGAAGTTCAGACTGAGAGAACAGATCAGCAACTTCAGGGTGAAGATCCTTATGAGAACATGGCAGATatcaacaaaaaaagaaaaacacccagtCATTAGAAATGCCAGGAGACTTGCAGTTGAGCGTGAATTTACAGGAAACATTAACATTTGAGTCTGTAAATTCACAATTAAGGCCTATTCAGTCACCTCTCCTGTTGGTACAGGTTCAGGAAGCCAATCGGAGACCAAGAACCGCACCATCAGACCTAGTGACCAACCGCACAGTCTGAATTCCAAATGCTGAACAACACACCCATGAAGCAATGCTTCTCTGAATGACCAGAGAAACCCATGTAAACTCCAACAGATTTGCTTAAAATCAGTTGCAAAGAGCCCATCTTTTCACAATTTCACAAACATGAAAATGTTGTTCAGAATGAACAGTTCACCCAGCTCCACTGATTGATCCCTTTCTACCTTCTAGCATGGATcgttccttcccttttccagccctCCACGTAGATCCATGAACTTCTCACACTGGCTTTCAGCCCCATTTTCATCCTGAACATGTCCAGTGGGATCCAGTCTGCCTGGTTCCTCTTAAAGGTAGTAACCTGGACACCTCAAAGCTGGCAGTGCAGAGATACTACATGTAGGGGAAGATTACAGTCATTTTCCTGGGAATCATGGAACTAAAACCTCTGTATGACACTCTGATAACGTAGGCAGTTCATGCTTTTAAGCCTCCTTGTGGAGGCCCCGTTCTCTTCTCACCTAGTGCATCCACTTCCAACTCCTGATTTTCATACTGTTTCCTTGTTGCCATGGAAAAtggcagccctgggctcccattcAGATAAGCCAATTATATTCCTTCTCTGTGAACTGAAGCATGCAGCCAGGTATCAAGGGGACCCTGGTCAGGCTCTTTGCTTAATTAACTGTATGAAACCCCAGTTCCTCTGAAACCCCAGCTAAAGGACCAGTTTCTCTAGGGAGGGAActgacccccttccccccaagccaGTAGCCCAGCTGGGATGTACCACTCTCAGTTTCCCAGGTGCACTCCTCACTCCACTCGCTCCAGGGCCCCAGGTAGCCATCCATGTGCACCCTTGCCCGCATTTTCCCCCTATAGTGTGTGGAGGGCTCCAGCATCTGCAGGGTGAAGATGAGGGGAGGCTCGTCATTGCTGATGTTTACACCCTGGGCATTCtgggaagagaaaagatggaggAGGGGTGAGGAACTCTCTGTCCCATCCATCCACCTCCCCAGCAGagtcctgggctcccagcagtaCCATCACCTACCTCCAAGGAGTCACCAGTCTTCCAATACAAGAATTCATATCTCTGGCCTATATAGGCATAGCTTAGGATCTGTTTTGTCCATCTCAGCTCATACTCCTTATCTTTCCTCTTTGTCATTGTCACGTTGACAGGCGCAAGCGGCTTGACTAGAACACAAACAACACGTTAGAAATATGCATCCATCTCCCAGCTTATCTTCCTGCCCATTCCCTTTCCCACTCTGGGCTGTGGGCAGGACTAAGGATATGCTGGTGCGAAACTTGTTGCCTGAGCAGACTAGCACCAAGGACGGCTAATAGCAGTGTCCCCGTCTGACACATCTCATCTCCACATGCCCATTCTGTACCTCCGCGCAGCAGTGCTCTGTCGGTGCCAGTCAGGAGCTCCAGTGCTGGGAGCTTCCTTTACCAGCCATCTGTCCCACCCATGCATCACTGTCTAGCTCTCTTGTTAACCATTCCACCTCTCTGCCAACCCAAGCATTTCCTAAGCTGGAGGAGAAACCTCCAGATAACCCTGGGCAGAGGATCCAAAAGGGCTCTCACTGTTTTTGTTGGCTTTAATCAGTTTCTCCTCCTTCTTGGGCCGGACAGTTATGAGGTACTGGCTCAGCCTGCTGGGGTTGGTGACATTGATCTCACAGCAGTGGAACAGGTAGTGGCTGCCAGGCAATTCCTCCTCATGGACTGGAGAGCATTCTGTCTCTCTGGGGAAGAGAGCAGCCAGGCCTGAGTGAGCAGGAGGGATGGCCAGATACAGGAGGACAGAAATACGCTGCCATGGGCAGGTCACTTACTCTGATGCCGGTGGGGTTCTGTAGAAGAGCGTGAACAAGACAGAGCTGGTGACCTCTCTCCTCACTTCCCAGCTGCACGTTAGCCGATCAACCCCATTGAAGAGGCAGCAAAGGTTCTTGGGCTGAGCCTCATCCCCTAGTGAGGAGCCAGTGGTTagtgcagctctgggaggggcagggttgggagggatggggaggacaGTGGAGTGGGGACTGATTGTGACCgttggagggaggaagggaaaactTTTACTTTCAGGGTTCTCTAGGGCAGTCCAGAGCATTATGCTGGTCTACTCATCCAATCAATACAATCCACGTATTGTGAGAGACAGAGACTGGCCTCTCCTGAGCTCATATACCAAAACCCACCATCTCTACTGGTACTCACTGGCCCTTTAGCTGAGAGGCCGGATACTGAGCACACCTCTGACTTCTAGAAGGGCCCCATCAAGGCCAGGGGTTTGAGATGCAGTGGCAGGGGAAGAGTGCGTAAGGACCCTGTACTGCCCCTACCAGTGCTGCACTGGGACTGGTGTCGTGCTCCTGGGCCGAGCAACTAAGCAGAGTGCTGCAGTCTCTGCGGCTCCTGCTCTGCTACCTGTCAGTGACAGCAATTCACTTCATATAACAGAGCACCAGTGAAACGGGACCATTTTCATCAAATTCCGGAGATTCTCCAATGTCATCAGCTCAGCCCCCGAATCCTCTGGAAGCGAAGCACAATATCCTTCTGCTGCCAGCATGTCCCTACTTCCCCTCACAACCCTTCGGCCTCCAGAATTACCTTCCTGGGACCTCCAGGACACGGCAGTGCTCCATTCGCTGGACTGCCCAGACCAACCAGCGCCCTGGCTCGGCTTGGATCGCACACGAGCAACATAGGTGCTGCTTGACACAAGGGCATCACGCCTcagcaggcagggggaggagcttgCGACTGACACCGAGGAAGATTTCTGTCAGTGGGGATGAGATAGCGAGAGGTGAGGgaaggtggagggagagagagagacttgtcagagaggtgggggaaggacCCTTTCCTTGGGAAATTCAGCTCAGCCAAGCACAGCCAGCGCTGTGATCCCTGGGTAAGGAGGAGCCAGATGCTCCTTGTGCAGGGCTCATTGTTCTTATAGCACACAGGCTGCTTTTTAATTGCTAGATCTCTGGTCTTAACCAGCCAAGGCGATGGCTGGATGGCACAGGACTTCTAAGATGCACACACAGCTAGCTGCAGCGTGCACGGACCCACGGTCTGGGccattcaggtttcagaggatTGGCTGGGTTCAGCGGTAgccaagcaggtttcagaggattGCAAAGGGTTGTCTTCTGCAACCAAGAACAGCACATGCCAATGCCTAAGCATATCTCATGCGTACCTCCCAGGATTCACACTCCCACTTGTAAGGCATGTCAAGCTCCAGTGCATTGTGCAGCCAGTgtcttccctttctccctccaGCTGCTTCCCAGGCTACTTCTGTGACATTGATCCAATGCTTCTGAGGTGGGAGGGTCTGGACTGGAAATGGGAAGGGACAACATGGGCTGTGGTTATTAGTGGatggggagagggcagagggtTTTTCCAAGTTTTATTTCCATAAGGAAGGACCCAGATCTGCCTAACATCAGGCTTTTGTGTGATTTCTCAGGACtgctgcaaaaaataaataaataaataaaaaatctaaGGTCTGTTGGCACTTGGCAGTGAAAGAAATGAAGTTGCCAAGGCCTTACAGAAAAtagcaatgaacagaacagaaggAGAATAGGGAGGTGAGTGTTGTCAGGTAGACCCATAGCAGCCAGCATTCATTTAAAGATGGAGACATATTACTGTGTATTTTTCTGAGTGAAAAGGTTTGTTTGACATCAGTTTTTTCCTAATAGCAGAGAAACCCAGGTATAGCAAGGGTGTGGGTCAGTTGGGAGGAGTACATCCGCCTTTTCCATTGTAGGCAGGTAAGGAAGGAATCTATTGATCTATCTATCTAGAATCTTGTAAGTGAGAAGCTATTAAACAGGTGTCACAATGAAAATGAAACTCAGTTCCTAGCAGAATTATAGCTGATATGCAGAAGCAAGGTGAAGGGTTAGGGACAGggtgaaaaatcaatttttaaattaaaattattttttattgaaatcatttttttagttttaatcaaatacagcctttttttaaaaaaaagcctatttaaaattaaatgtgaaattatGACAACTATCTTAAAGCCTAAATTTACCATAATCTATTATAATCGCttgaaggatagctcagtggcttgagctttggcctgcttaaacccagggttatgagttcaatccttgagggggccatttagggatctggggcaaaaattggggattggtcctgctttgagcagggggttggactagatgacctccagacgtcccttccaatcctatgattctttTAAGCAATACATATTTGCTGCAAGTTTTAAAGACTGTGagactgaactggtggaagtcactggctaagcacctggattCAGAATTTGTTATAGTGCTAAAagcagcttttgacagcagtaaccTCTTCTGTTGGTGtttagagaatattttcttcatttctgtttattcaactagttcattCCACATTAAGAAACCAActggagttgaaaaagcaggaaagcttgttttgctCTTCCAATCTCTGTATAAAAATTAGGTGTGAGAAGACGAGATCTACTAGTTTTAAAATCTTGAAGAATGTGGGGATCCGAAACAATGAATTAAAGTCACTTACTACTTCCTTTGTTTAACAATTctgttaattttaaatgcaaaacatgttttgacaaacattttttcttatgtatccagcacacataaagtagttttatttaactaattatAGTAATCCTAATACAAActaaaatgctggttttgtgcctttttaaTTGAATCTGAATTTCTATCCAAATTGAGCCTAATACCAATCACAAGTAAAAATGAAACGTAACCTAGTAAGTAAGAAATGTATCATTCACCTTTTTGTAACCTAATACAAAAAAGTAAAAAGGaggaatctgaataaatgtgttAGGCTATATAAATGCTTTTAAAACGTGTATAGGTATTGTGATGCTGGTAAACCAGCTGCCAGCTCCTGTAAAGTCTGTAagcatcagctgagcactgacaaattcatagctggaaaccagaccagcttACTTATAAGTTAGTAGTGTTCAAGATAGGTGTTAGACTTGTAAGGATGTGTTTAgactataaaatgcttgtaagttgctgcatacattaatcttacttgtaatgtctgtattccatgctacaaGGTATATTTATAAAAATGCTCACTCTGAACTAATGCACTCAGATGAGAAGGGTAGCTCCCCCCACCTATCCAGGTGGACTATCAAAATTAAGTGGACCGTTGTAGCACAAAATTTGTTGATTGCCCCATCCACTCATAGAGAAGAATGTGCAGAAGGCCTTGTCCCATCGGTTTgaatgctggaagagggaaatcaaGATAGTGgacatgaagatttttcatctctgctgtttggactctgacaagggctggagctaagaaacaaaagCCGAGGTCCCTAGGGTCAACCTTGGATTAGCCCTgaaagacattcagtgctgatcgattactacatctctgtcaccttttgaaaggctatatttagttgcaaagcAACCTGtgttaatggttaccaaccaatgaaaATCAACATctctttagaaaaataactaaaaaagtacaaacacaaaacaaaattaaaatcaagCATTTAAATCAAGGCTTGCTGCTTgctgattttaatcatgattaaaatggaaattgttttgatttaaacCAATCCACTCTGATTGGGGATCAGGAGTCTTGGTTAGGGTTGGGGAACCTGCACAGAGGAAAAAGTATTCATTTCAGAGAATCAAAAATATTCCTGGAGAGAAGAAGTGTGGAGAGAAGGGTGGTGTCTCGCCCTTACCATTCTGGAAGAGGCTGACGTTCAGCTCAGCCTGCAGCAACCGATCAGGTTTGAAAGTGTAACGGTCGTGCACCCCTAATGCAAAATTGGTGCTGTTCCTGTGGCAGCTCCAGAAGACACAGGAGTCCTGGCAGAACAGCAACCCCTCAGGTCCCTGAGACTCACATGGGATCTGTGTGCTTCTCCTACGTGCAGAGAAAGAGGGTGAGGAGGTGATGTAGATACAGATAGCTAATCCAAAATAGGTTCCTGAAATCTTCCCCACATCTATTCTATTCTAATCAATATAAGTTCTTTTACTGCACtcattgctgtagtatctgagcaccttccaataaAGCCTTAAGAAATGTGAATATGCCTCTGCTACAGTTATTATCTTACCCTAGCCTCAGGGGGAGAGCATATACACatattgctttgcatttatattatatttatattagagaaggccgGTCAAAGAAATGAGCCTTGTAGTTGGTACAGTAGGTGGTGAGCCAGAGGTGATGCACAGGGGGGCATGTGGGGTCATGTGTCCCCCACCATTCCTGGGTCACATGGTGCAGCCAGGccctctccctgcagggcagctgagcCGGGGAGCTGTGAGCTGCACCTGTCAgggagagcagaggcaggaggaacagctgggagctgcagggaggggccactgctttccAGGAGGAAGAGCTGCCGGAAGCAGAGGATGACTTGAGGTTTTTCTGGGGTTGTGCTACCCATTATCAGCAGGCATGGGCCGTCTCTGGCATGAGCTCAGCAATACTGGCTGAGGTAAACATATCAGACCTCTCCTCAGCTCTATACACTGGCTTTCCATAAAATGTCAAATAAAGTTCAAGGTCTTGGACCCTATTTTCATGGCACCCCATGGCCTGAGCCCAGGGTATCTAACAGATCATCTAAAACTCCAGGATGAGGGTCAACAAATCTACTCCTTGGGCAaacaggcagggccggctctaggcaccagcaaaacaagcaggtgcttggggcggcacatttctaggggctgCAATCCGGCGCCAGCCacgccgcccctagaaatgtgctcccgccaccccagctcgcctccgcctgctcTCCTGAGCGCACTGCCACGGCTccacttctcctccctcccaggcttgccgcgtgccaaacagctgtttcgcgcggcaagcctgggagggaggagaagccgagtggcggcgcgctcgggggaggcagtggtggtggagcagaggcgCGCTGGGGCGgagagcggttcctctaccccccccgttacttcctgtgctccccccaccctcgctcacctccgctccgcctgctcccctgaacgcactgcctctccctcgcctgagagggagtggggagaagcggagcggcggcgtgttcaggggaaagggcggagcggaggtgagccaGGGCGGGGGTTGCAGGGtgagggggagctgcaggaagcaagggggtgggggaatgcggcacgcctgggggaggaggcggggctggggatttggggaaggggtggagttggggtgggagccggggcgggggggaatgaaAAAAAGCAGGggcagccaaaattttttttgcttggggtggcaaaaatcctagaggtGGGCCTACAGGAAGGGTAAAGTTGACCTGGGCAGAAGACCTTTCTCTGGCGCTACTGAGGCTGTAGAATGAACTCCCCCAAGAACTAAGGACCATCCCAAACTAcatcaccttccactccaagtgcaaggtgaaTTTCTTTGACTTACCTTCTCTAACACAAATACAGAGCAACATTTGTATAttaacacccctcctcccccaaacaaaaAATGACTCAAACTGcactgcacatgcttctccccCTGGGGGAAAGGATCAGAGAGCTAACCATGTGTTacagatgtgtagtcatgttGGTTAAACGCGctcctggaaggcactcagacatGACAGTGATGAGGGAAGTGCAAAAA
The Eretmochelys imbricata isolate rEreImb1 chromosome 1, rEreImb1.hap1, whole genome shotgun sequence DNA segment above includes these coding regions:
- the CSF2RB gene encoding cytokine receptor common subunit beta, whose amino-acid sequence is MNMKAFWSALLALCWAFRVGESRESLPMQSLHCYNDYTSQTTCTWQERTEARRFLNVTLHHEDIADKRSTQIPCESQGPEGLLFCQDSCVFWSCHRNSTNFALGVHDRYTFKPDRLLQAELNVSLFQNVQTLPPQKHWINVTEVAWEAAGGRKGRHWLHNALELDMPYKWECESWEKSSSVSVASSSPCLLRRDALVSSSTYVARVRSKPSQGAGWSGQSSEWSTAVSWRSQEGDEAQPKNLCCLFNGVDRLTCSWEVRREVTSSVLFTLFYRTPPASEETECSPVHEEELPGSHYLFHCCEINVTNPSRLSQYLITVRPKKEEKLIKANKNIKPLAPVNVTMTKRKDKEYELRWTKQILSYAYIGQRYEFLYWKTGDSLENAQGVNISNDEPPLIFTLQMLEPSTHYRGKMRARVHMDGYLGPWSEWSEECTWETESVWSPLILPLLVPVFTIVLIAFGWCGYRGLLSKKKKWEEKIPNPGKSQLLQSYLQKVALGIPLPSSQLDFGKQSPSEKTDLTSCIQVLDGPMKVSSAELPAAVAERMMCFLGALDPENPYQALEMTTPAPHPAALASCRSSQSTSQSLSPATLPWRSSAKVTASQAPMSCFDFNGPYLHFPQGCSLPDIHQDQEAAPLGTKGSPASLENLSLPQGAPSQTLLVGEERGAAQLHLISLPAEKEMKQPLAGGQEGPQGQPAGGEVAQGDTEGQRSPTAAILNNSGQKWPVGYVTSEGLSLMPTRDSAHLSPALAPQEGMLTAATILTSNPDGPGHRGHPKP